aataattaaaaataaatggaacACATAATAATctcttaatcattttataaaataaaaaaatcattatcaatgtaacaaaaggaaattcaattaattctttcacattttttcttatgaaaattaaatgttcatattttttcatataaaattattcattgaacaattgaatttttcaaaGCCATATTTTTAACTCTAGATTTAATTCCCAATTTCAAGGACTATTTCTAAGTACCTTGATGAAAATATCATACTGATTAACAACAAGAGTAAttctaaagtgttttttaaaagtttttctgttttttagctaaaattttatcaatcaaagagtttttttttaaatttcgttatCAATTTAACGGTGAGTGATCAAAATAGGAGCAAATTCAAACGTTAAtgtctaaattgaaaaattttaaagttggtTGACCACAACAATAATACAGGTATGGTTAGGTGACAATTTGtatagtttattaaaaaaattaccagtgTTTACAATTGAAAAGTAGAGGACTTccctaaaataaaagtacaatggctaaattccaaatttattaAGAGTAAATgaacttatgacatattttaacatttatactataaaaatttattattaatatatttataattgtaatatatattattaaaacattaatataaatatgtttcaATCAAgaatattgtttaaaatttaaaattattattttaaaatttattattaaaataaaattataaaatcgaataaattattaaatataaataattaaatatatattttaataatattaaaaattataatatttgatatcaatatttaaatattttaaaattaaaattaaaattaaaattttattattaatataataatattaggcTTGAttgaagttaatttttatataaaaggaaaattagttataaataattttgttttcaggAAATcctttgaattttaattatttttgaacttttttcttaattattattcCAACCTGGgaaaaaagtgttttttttccttcacaAAGAGATGGGTTCTAGTTAAACGACGCCGTTAACTTCGTAATTGAAAAGGACTGGTCCTAATTCCTAAACCTTAGAAACTGCAGGGTTTAAGCTCTTAGAAGAACTCGGGAAATCAGGGTTTCTCTTAAAAATGTGGAGCAGAGCAGGGTCGAGGAGATGCAACATACACCGGCGGTTGTTCAGCGGCGCAGCTCGCCGAATAGAGGACGAAGGTGACTGGCTTTACTCACCCGAGTGGTGGGGATCCGAATCCGAATCCGAGTTCAATGGAAACACCGTGTTCCGCTCCGTCTCTGATAAAGGAAACGGCGTTATCTCCGTCCACGCTTACCCTTCTTCTAGACCCGTCTGTTGCTTCACATTTCACTCTCTGTTTTTCACAATTATATggtttttaattgttttggaTTTAGGGCAACTACTGGTTCTCTTCATTGATTAACTTTTTTCATCCTGAATTGGTTTGTTTCCTGTGGAGAATAGATTATCAATTGCTTTTAACATTTTTCAGAACAAAGTTCATTGGCCAGAAACAGAGAAATGGCTTCAGCAAAGGTATGGAGAGATATATCCAGGCTATGAACACAGTGGAAGTTTTAAGATACTTGGGTATCAATGGCGTGTCCTTCGCTTTAACGATAATACTCGCCAAAGTACAGTTAAAATAATGGCTGCTTATCGGGATACTGAGCCTGGCTCTATATTTATCATGCAGCAGGCTCAATGCCTGGCTATTCCATGTAAATTGCtccttcatttcttttctcaaattttgtcaTTTATATACATTTGATGCTTTTGGGTATCCAGTCTTTGAGAAATCGTAAGTTTCGACCAGTTCATATGTTTCTGAGTGACCACAATACTAGCATTTTCACACAAAATACACATCTAGGCCAGATTTTGTGAACTAATAGGATGTATCTTATGACATACAATGTATGTATtctttatatttgtatatacatACCTATTGCATTTAAATGTTTGCTTAACTAATCTTATGATTTGATGGCACCTTTGTAGATGTTAAGAGTATGGTGTCACTAGGACTATCTACTATTGCATCTTCTAAATACGATCTAATGGCAGCAGTACATGGGAAGAAAAGGATGCATATATTATGCATTGGTCATGGTGGTGGGAGCTTGCCATTGTTTCTGGCTAGTAAAATTCAAGGTAGAAGTTAGCTTTCGGTTTTATATCTCTTCTGCTAGCTTAGTATTAATTGTAGATGAAAGAGAAGGACGTTTATAGCCACTTATCATCTCGTTTAAAGCCTTTAGATATTGATTTATACTTAAAATCATTGGAATGCATCCAAATCAACTAACCAAAGATTCTCTGTTTCTTTCAGGTGCTGAAATCCATGTCGTCGAAATTGACCCTATTGTCATCTCAGCATCAGTGCAAGCAATGGGCTTTCCAGGTTTCTCAGTCATGACCCCATCAGGTGAACGTGCTTTGCTAGAACCTGATACTATTAATGAAGTAATGTGGAAGGGCATCCACGAGAGGCTATACCTCTATGAAACGGATGCCGAGAAGTATGTTGTAGAAAACAACAATCTGTATGATATCATCTTCGTTGATGCTTATGACGGTGATGA
This genomic window from Gossypium raimondii isolate GPD5lz chromosome 10, ASM2569854v1, whole genome shotgun sequence contains:
- the LOC105777911 gene encoding uncharacterized protein LOC105777911 isoform X1 encodes the protein MWSRAGSRRCNIHRRLFSGAARRIEDEGDWLYSPEWWGSESESEFNGNTVFRSVSDKGNGVISVHAYPSSRPNKVHWPETEKWLQQRYGEIYPGYEHSGSFKILGYQWRVLRFNDNTRQSTVKIMAAYRDTEPGSIFIMQQAQCLAIPYVKSMVSLGLSTIASSKYDLMAAVHGKKRMHILCIGHGGGSLPLFLASKIQGAEIHVVEIDPIVISASVQAMGFPGFSVMTPSGERALLEPDTINEVMWKGIHERLYLYETDAEKYVVENNNLYDIIFVDAYDGDDIFPNKLWDPHSPFLKSLSDRLHPEHGTVVVNLHADSDISNPSETVSYFYQRLLPMGKYVSRVCKAYKDVLIRNKVTRGGKFGCGLGFAISVPWVCNTSLVVSRGFGLTSGFVNRDMVMNTLVSSSVKVDHMLNLPFSCLEYINIKRDCTLI
- the LOC105777911 gene encoding uncharacterized protein LOC105777911 isoform X2, which encodes MWSRAGSRRCNIHRRLFSGAARRIEDEGDWLYSPEWWGSESESEFNGNTVFRSVSDKGNGVISVHAYPSSRPNKVHWPETEKWLQQRYGEIYPGYEHSGSFKILGYQWRVLRFNDNTRQSTVKIMAAYRDTEPGSIFIMQQAQCLAIPLHGKKRMHILCIGHGGGSLPLFLASKIQGAEIHVVEIDPIVISASVQAMGFPGFSVMTPSGERALLEPDTINEVMWKGIHERLYLYETDAEKYVVENNNLYDIIFVDAYDGDDIFPNKLWDPHSPFLKSLSDRLHPEHGTVVVNLHADSDISNPSETVSYFYQRLLPMGKYVSRVCKAYKDVLIRNKVTRGGKFGCGLGFAISVPWVCNTSLVVSRGFGLTSGFVNRDMVMNTLVSSSVKVDHMLNLPFSCLEYINIKRDCTLI